A window of the Lolium perenne isolate Kyuss_39 chromosome 7, Kyuss_2.0, whole genome shotgun sequence genome harbors these coding sequences:
- the LOC127315415 gene encoding BTB/POZ and MATH domain-containing protein 1-like, giving the protein MVSAAAAEKSSPSASAITVDMSRGYHIVKINGYSFTKQIPTGKSLDSSRFTLCGHRWRILYFPNGDRSDSADYISLFLLLDNEDVSKEVKAQSIFRLVDTVTTDEKHHSLTTLSVNTFGSKNRSWGITKFIKREDLHRSEHLVDDSFTIRCDIAVISEIPVEAPKFVSVPSSDLNQHLGDLLTTAKGADVVFEVAGETFAAHRWLLASRSSVFDAQLFGSIKESGTADVIRVDDMEARVFAALLRFAYTDSLLPETITQEEEEAAGMWQHLLVAADRYSFERLKLVCQEKLCKHIDVSTVGTILALSEQHRCDGLKKACFHFLSSPTNLMAATATDSFQHLSRSCPSVMIQLIAMSSRSHSA; this is encoded by the coding sequence ATGGTgtccgccgctgccgccgagaAGTCGTCGCCGTCAGCCTCCGCCATTACGGTCGACATGTCCAGGGGCTACCACATCGTCAAAATCAATGGCTACTCTTTCACCAAACAGATCCCCACCGGGAAGAGCCTCGATTCCTCCCGGTTCACCCTGTGTGGCCATCGCTGGCGCATCCTCTACTTCCCCAACGGCGACCGCAGCGACAGTGCCGACTACATATCCCTTTTCCTCCTACTCGACAACGAAGATGTCTCCAAGGAAGTGAAGGCGCAGTCCATCTTCCGTCTCGTCGACACCGTCACCACGGACGAGAAGCACCATTCTCTCACAACGTTGTCGGTAAACACCTTCGGTAGCAAGAATCGTTCTTGGGGAATCACCAAGTTCATCAAAAGGGAGGACCTACACAGGTCCGAGCACCTCGTAGACGACTCCTTCACCATCAGGTGCGACATCGCCGTTATCAGCGAAATCCCTGTCGAGGCTCCCAAATTCGTCTCGGTGCCATCGTCCGACCTGAACCAACACCTGGGAGATCTCCTCACCACTGCCAAGGGTGCCGATGTGGTCTTCGAGGTCGCCGGGGAGACGTTCGCGGCGCACCGCTGGCTGCTCGCGTCCCGGTCTTCGGTTTTCGATGCGCAACTCTTCGGCTCCATCAAAGAGAGCGGCACCGCCGACGTCATACGCGTAGACGACATGGAGGCGCGGGTGTTCGCAGCTCTGCTACGCTTCGCCTACACTGACTCGTTGTTACCGGAGACGATAACGCAAGAGGAAGAGGAAGCTGCTGGCATGTGGCAGCATCTGCTCGTCGCTGCGGACAGGTACAGCTTTGAGAGGCTAAAACTGGTTTGCCAGGAGAAGCTATGCAAGCACATCGATGTAAGCACCGTAGGGACGATCCTGGCGCTCTCTGAACAGCACCGCTGTGACGGGTTGAAGAAGGCGTGCTTCCATTTTCTCAGCTCTCCAACTAATCTGATGGCAGCCACGGCCACTGACAGCTTTCAGCATCTGAGTAGGAGCTGCCCCTCTGTTATGATACAGCTGATTGCCATGTCCTCACGCAGTCACTCGGCATAA